In Montipora capricornis isolate CH-2021 chromosome 4, ASM3666992v2, whole genome shotgun sequence, a single genomic region encodes these proteins:
- the LOC138046913 gene encoding protein-glucosylgalactosylhydroxylysine glucosidase-like: MASVLAAVGLAVAVAVFSFGHVVVAAPNSTNFESSALPSDPRLNPSVGNGYLATTVFSDTVYVSGIYNGRSTKTPSHRARIPSTSAIVLCTNLSSNATEKIFSLNVEQGVFYHRFLAENFSLEQRIYAHRVYKHLLVTEVALKNTLRDPVRLNLTNAFGPPSADIEFERVELPRSSGHDAKINAMSGYIRITEEPDSAKLGVAVVWGDIPSQVVIRSSPEPQILYFITAIATSLDAKDFVTRAHEAYSVASQKPEMLIASHVKAWKELWDAGRIEVDGDLNLAQTISGSLYYTLSSLRSSRVFGLSPGGLATNGYNGHVFWDQETWMFPPLVLLHQDLARTCLSYRFERLQAAKEKSKKYGFKGAMFPWESALTGLEVCPGEIYSDFEQHIVGDIAFAVKQLWAASGDQHWLENEAFPLIKATAEFWVSRAVYNDSQKAYVICNVMPPDEYAEVVNNSAYTNTIAKLNLEFAYEVLPNASDSWKTIAENMYVPFDVTNNYHPEYDGYQGGEVKQADVILLGFPLMANMSLNVRRSDLRFYEPRTNPRGPAMTKSMFAIGWLDVGDYARAESSFNESFVNAKAPFMVWTEEADGGGAVNFITGAGGFLQSLLYGYGGMRIHGQSQLLFNPRLPPGATQMRFKGVDYHGNIIDFAIGRSESELLVQSRAQSAPFLQLVILSTGNKYRLETGIKVGISNELVVIEEIADYFVNA, from the exons ATGGCATCTGTTTTGGCAGCGGTAGGTTTGGCTGTGGCTGTGGCTGTTTTTTCCTTCGGTCACGTTGTGGTTGCAGCCCCAAACTCAACAAACTTTGAATCTTCAGCTCTTCCCTCTGATCCAAGGTTAAATCCAAGTGTGGGAAACGGATACTTAGCCACAACAGTTTTTAGCGACACAGTGTATGTTTCTGGGATTTATAACGGACGCAGCACTAAAACTCCAAGTCACCGAGCGAGAATTCCCTCGACTTCTGccattgttctgtgcaccaatcTCAGCTCCAACGCGACAGAAAAAATCTTTAGCTTGAATGTCGAACAAGGAGTGTTTTACCACCGGTTCCTGGCGGAAAATTTCTCGTTGGAGCAGCGAATTTATGCTCATCGTGTCTATAAGCATTTGCTTGTCACGGAAGTCGCTTTGAAGAACACTTTGCGTGACCCAGTTCGTTTAAACTTGACAAATGCGTTTGGGCCCCCAAGTGCTGACATTGAATTTGAAAGAGTGGAATTGCCACGAAGTTCTGGGCATGACGCTAAAATAAATGCAATGTCGGGCTATATCAGAATAACCGAGGAACCTGACAGTGCAAAGTTAGGTGTAGCTGTCGTGTGGGGTGATATTCCTTCTCAAGTGGTAATCCGATCTTCTCCTGAACCACAAATTCTGTATTTCATCACGGCGATTGCCACCAGTTTGGACGCAAAAGATTTCGTGACTCGCGCCCATGAAGCTTACAGCGTAGCGTCACAGAAACCGGAAATGCTGATAGCAAGTCACGTGAAAGCTTGGAAAGAACTGTGGGACGCTGGTCGGATTGAGGTGGATGGTGATCTTAACTTGGCTCAGACAATTTCCGGTAGCCTATATTACACTCTAAG CTCCCTTCGTTCCTCTCGGGTGTTCGGCCTCAGTCCTGGAGGCTTGGCCACTAATGGTTACAACGGTCACGTGTTCTGGGACCAGGAGACCTGGATGTTCCCGCCATTAGTCTTGCTGCATCAGGATTTGGCGCGGACCTGCCTTTCCTATAGATTTGAGAGGCTCCAGGCCGCAAAAGAGAAATCCAAAAAATATGGCTTCAAAG GTGCCATGTTTCCATGGGAAAGCGCCCTAACGGGTTTAGAAGTCTGCCCGGGTGAAATCTATTCCGACTTCGAGCAGCACATCGTTGGAGACATTGCATTTGCCGTTAAACAACTGTGGGCTGCATCCGGGGATCAGCATTGGCTTGAAAACGAGGCATTTCCGCTCATCAAAGCCACTGCGGAATTCTGGGTCAGTCGTGCCGTGTATAACGATTCTCAGAAAGCTTACGTGATTTGCAACGTCATGCCACCGGACGAATACGCAGAGGTCGTGAACAATTCAGCGTATACGAACACGATCGCAAAGTTGAATCTCGAATTCGCCTACGAAGTTTTGCCGAACGCTTCCGATAGTTGGAAAACGATCGCGGAGAATATGTACGTCCcgtttgacgtcacaaataaCTATCATCCGGAATACGATGGGTATCAAGGAGGAGAAGTCAAACAAGCTGATGTCATTCTGCTTGGATTTCCGTTAATGGCGAATATGAGTTTGAATGTTCGACGGAGTGATTTGCGTTTTTACGAACCCAGGACAAACCCACGAGGTCCTGCGATGACTAAATCGATGTTTGCTATTGGTTGGTTGGATGTCGGTGACTACGCACGCGCAGAGAGTTCGTTCAATGAAAGCTTTGTTAACGCCAAAGCGCCGTTTATGGTTTGGACCGAGGAAGCTGATGGTGGGGGAGCGGTAAACTTTATCACCGGCGCTGGAGGGTTTCTTCAATCGTTGTTATATGGTTACGGCGGAATGCGAATCCATGGCCAGAGCCAACTGCTATTCAACCCCAGGCTTCCTCCGGGAGCCACTCAAATGAGGTTTAAAGGTGTAGattaccatggaaacatcaTCGACTTTGCAATAGGGAGGTCCGAGTCCGAGCTTCTCGTTCAGTCTCGGGCCCAATCCGCCCCTTTCCTTCAACTGGTAATTTTAAGTACTGGAAATAAGTATCGTTTGGAGACTGGAATCAAAGTAGGTATTTCAAACGAACTAGTCGTTATCGAAGAGATCGCCGACTATTTTGTAAACGCCTGA
- the LOC138044720 gene encoding SH3 domain-containing protein Dlish-like: MAFLCPSQLSLKKKALQEKRPYHPPDVYRPSTSLEENGTKPLAITKSAMKIGSTTRHKQGKRTVRINESRFIHDTLIEEKIRMASLEKPANIRVKVTQTYEPVDDEELKVRKGNCVKLLYQQNDWVYVVDSSGNEGFIPFCYCSIANTSTDSNSKSSTSGYEDSFEESDDGTGEKTMIHDKLHFTRTEKPETNLVSYFPKRACGPQLTVLFDYKAHDENDVSVSRGEFVVLLNDQDEDWVWISTEDGEEGFVPRTFVVSHVCEACIQRLSLSTVMAQNSTDMNSSDVTPTSSCSTGGKSTSSYTDVTSSLSTDRTYSLKGSRLIVLENFDSKAFDDLTVRPGEYIYANLKDQIVPGWIWAYSPTSKKSGFIPDDRVKEPVVTDI; this comes from the exons ATGGCCTTTCTTTGCCCTTCTCAGCTATCacttaaaaagaaag CGTTGCAAGAGAAGAGACCTTATCATCCACCCGACGTCTATCGGCCATCGACTTCTTTAGAAGAAAATGGAACAAAACCTTTAGCAATTACAAAATCTGCGATGAAAATTGGGTCGACAACAAGGCACAAACAAGGAAAGCGAACCGTCAGAATAAATGAGTCTAGATTCATACACGACACGCTTATTGAGGAAAAAATTCGAATGGCTTCCTTGGAAAAACCAGCAAATATTCGTGTGAAAGTAACGCAGACTTATGAACCAGTTGACGATGAAGAACTTAAGGTACGCAAGGGGAATTGTGTAAAGCTTCTTTACCAGCAAAATGACTGGGTCTATGTCGTGGATTCGTCAGGTAACGAAGGGTTTATCCCTTTCTGTTATTGCTCCATCGCTAACACATCAACAGATTCCAATTCTAAATCTAGCACTTCGGGCTACGAAGATAGCTTCGAGGAAAGCGACGATGGAACCGGTGAAAAAACGATGATCCACGATAAACTTCACTTTACGAGGACAGAAAAACCCGAAACCAATTTAGTGAGTTACTTTCCAAAGCGAGCTTGTGGTCCGCAGTTGACAGTACTTTTTGACTACAAAGCTCATGATGAAAATGACGTGAGCGTTTCTCGTGGGGAATTCGTTGTGCTTTTAAATGATCAGGACGAAGATTGGGTATGGATTTCAACGGAAGATGGCGAAGAGGGCTTCGTGCCACGAACGTTTGTTGTATCACACGTGTGTGAAG CTTGTATTCAGCGGTTATCCCTATCAACTGTTATGGCTCAAAACTCGACCGACATGAACTCTTCTGACGTCACACCAACAAGTTCGTGTTCAACCGGCGGGAAATCTACGTCGTCTTACACAgacgtgacgtcatcgctgTCGACCGACAGGACTTATTCGCTCAAAGGATCACGGTTAATAGTGCTTGAAAACTTTGATAGCAAAGCCTTCGACGATTTAACTGTTCGACCTGGGGAATACATTTATGCTAATCTCAAAGATCAAATTGTGCCTGGCTGGATCTGGGCGTATTCCCCTACAAGCAAGAAATCTGGATTTATTCCTGACGATCGCGTGAAAGAGCCTGTGGTGACAGATATATGA